From the Endozoicomonas sp. Mp262 genome, the window CGCCCAACTGATTCCTTTCATCGAGGACAGCCTTACCGATGTCCTGGTTAATCTTCAGGTGCCCGTCACACCCCTTCCGAAAAAACTCGATAAGAAGCAGCACATACCACTGGATATCGACGTATTCCCTATGGATAACAGCAATACCAAAAAGGAGGGGGTCGAGTACACGTATAAAAAATTCTTTGGTTATGCCCCTATTGCCGCTTACTTTGGCTGCGAAGGCTGGTGCCTGGGATGTGAATTACGCCCAGGCTCTCAGCACTCCCAGAATGATTTTATTGGCTTTTTACAAGCAGTGCTGCACCGCAGCCGACGTTTGACCCGAGCGCCTATTCTGGTTCGCCTTGATAGTGGCCACGATGCTGAGGAATCGCGCCGGGAAATCGCCGGGTTCAAAGGTGTGAATCACATTATCAAGCTCAACCCAAGAAAGTATCACACCAAGGAACACTGGCTCCCCATTTTTGAAGAAAAGCAAGTCAAATGGGAGGAGTCGCGTCCAGGAAAGAGTTATGCGACACTCTCAACCGTCTATGAAACCAACTATGGTAACCAGCGTCTGATTATTCGCATTATCAAGCGTACCACTGATACTGTAGGGCAGAGATTTCTGACACCCGATTATGAGCTGGAAGGATGGTGGACAACACTCAGCGAAGCTGACTACAGCGATGATCAGATCATTAATCTTTATGAGGATCATGCGACCAGCGAGCAGTTTCACAGTGAGTTGAAGACTGATATGGATTTAGAGCGCCTGCCTTCAGGCAAGTTTGACACCAACGACCTGGTGATGTGTTTGGGTGCACTGGTCTATAACATTCTGCGCTACATGGGGCAGAGTTGCTTGCTCGGGCCAGATGCGCCGGTACGTCATAAAGCCAAACGACGCCGGTTAAAAACCGTGATACAGGAACTCATCTACCTGGCTGCCCGTCTTCTGAAAAAAGGACATCAATACCGGCTACGCTTTGGTCGTTACTGTCCTGGTTTCAGGTCTTTCCATCAATTAATAAGCCAGCATGCACTTTGTTGATTGAATAGCGAGATAGAAAAAAATGCCATAAATGAGAAAGTACTGTATTGATAACGGTAGGGCTTCTTTCAACCTGTCTTCAAGTTTGATGATATTTTGATCAGCATTTATGCTTAAAAACGACATAAAAACACTTCAATCAATAACCCGAGTTATTTTCAAAGGAAAAAATTAATCAGCACATTTTCAAAACTGCCGGGCAAATCAAGAAATCACGGATTCAGGAGCAAGTTATCAGAACTTCTTTTCATAGGTCAGCTGAAGGCTGTTGCTTCGGCTGCGTTGGCTCAGATTCCCGGAGAAATCAAGCTTGAAGTTTGAGGTATCCGAGAGTAATCGGGTGATACCCAGCCCATAATAAACACCATTGTCATGAACGCGTGGCGTTGTATATGGGTTATTTGAGGCATGTTCAGCGGAACTTTGATAATAATCATAAGTGCCACTGTGCTCATTCATCACCTGGCGCTGAAGCCCAAGACTGACGTTTATTTCAGTGGGTTTTTCCAGGTCAGGCAGTAAATAAGTGAGTTCTGCACCTGCCCGCGTCGTTACCTGATAACGTTTGCGAGAACGGTTCTTGATAGCCTGTGGGCTGTTACCTTTTTCCTTAAGACCCTTAATCTCACTGTTATAGTATAAAACACTGAATGTAGGTGTCAGGGTTAAGCCAGGTACTGTATCATCCAGGTGGATATCGTAGCCAACACCCAGATAGGTACTCCAGTCCATACCACTCACGTCATCTTTTAGCTTGTTGCCCAGGGCATCCTGGCGTTCGATAGCATAGTTGTTTTGAATAATTGTCAAAGCGCCATCAATATGCCAGTTGTCTTTTGACCATGAGGCAAAGGGGCCAAATATGATGCTATCA encodes:
- a CDS encoding IS1380 family transposase: MKLKIEQSQTEFYTPVAGLYFVGHALNKKTALSKSLRKIKKRHRITHIDLIRAYCGQLAQGKSDFDNVDNNRDNDWFRLAMGIKQMPSASRLRQRFNEDAAQLIPFIEDSLTDVLVNLQVPVTPLPKKLDKKQHIPLDIDVFPMDNSNTKKEGVEYTYKKFFGYAPIAAYFGCEGWCLGCELRPGSQHSQNDFIGFLQAVLHRSRRLTRAPILVRLDSGHDAEESRREIAGFKGVNHIIKLNPRKYHTKEHWLPIFEEKQVKWEESRPGKSYATLSTVYETNYGNQRLIIRIIKRTTDTVGQRFLTPDYELEGWWTTLSEADYSDDQIINLYEDHATSEQFHSELKTDMDLERLPSGKFDTNDLVMCLGALVYNILRYMGQSCLLGPDAPVRHKAKRRRLKTVIQELIYLAARLLKKGHQYRLRFGRYCPGFRSFHQLISQHALC